The sequence GAGATGGCTGGGCGAGCTCTTGAACATCGTGTGCCACATGTACGCCCTCGAGAGGACCATCTCGAGCTCGTGGTGCGCCCAGTTCCTGGTCGGCAGGTGCTGGAGGAACATGACCATCTCCTGGAAATCCAGCTTCTGCAGCTTCTCTGACCACTGGGGAAGAAAGAGACAGAGGGAACATCACTCTGAATCCAAATCTTTAGTGGAAATCCGTAAGCTGGATTGCACACAATGAAAGCAGGGAACATGCTAGACAGCCGCAAATCAGTACAAGGCAAGGAGTACTTTCACTTACTGTTAACAAAAAGCTAGCTGATATGTACACGAGAAAATCTGGTAGATAATCTCCTTCAGCAAGATAGGTATCCCACAAGCGTGTCACAAGATGAAAAGGAACCTGCAATGATGAGCGACATTAAGGGACATGAATGTGCAGATTACATATATACAATGCCCATTGACTAGACTAACCTCACGTATCAAAAGACAGTTGAACCAACGGAAGGCAAACTGAAGGAACTCCAATCCTTGTTCCTCTATGTGCTTGGATAAAGGTTCTGTATACATGGAAGATGAACGAGGACGATATCAATATTTCAAGTATTTAGTCAAAACTGTTAATCTAGTATCAGCAGATCCCATGGCATGCCAAATTAATGACAAGGTACTTAACACGATGTTTCTCTATAGAATTGTTATTATTACTATTCCTTCAATCCTAATTTCCTATAATTCCTTAAACTTCCTTTATCATGCTATACTTAATTATTTATAGTAGGAAGGGCCATCATATATATACATCGACGGAACGTTACCATCTATTCGATGAACCAACTCTTTCAATCTGAATACAAGGCGTTGTATTCCTGGTTGTGCAAAGGTGTAATGGTCCTGCATGCCATCAAGAAACTTTGAGAGACACCAATAGCAGTCTGCTTCTATGTTAGAAACGTCCTGCAAAGAAAGGTTTTCCATGGACCAAGTGTCCAGATTGCCTTCTAAGTGCTCTGATAAGAACACAATCAAGAACGGTGTAACAAGGTCGTTTATTCCTTGGACGTATCCACTTGCAGGGTGCCGGATGGCCCTGGAAATGAGGAGGCATCATTGTGTcaagaaatattggagaaaagcaAAGCACAATCATTATTTTGGCAGCATCAGNNNNNNNNNNNNNNNNNNNNNNNNNNNNNNNNNNNNNNNNNNNNNNNNNNNNNNNNNNNNNNNNNNNNNNNNNNNNNNNNNNNNNNNNNNNNNNNNNNNNNNNNNNNNNNNNNNNNNNNNNNNNNNNNNNNNNNNNNNNNNNNNNNNNNNNNNNNNNNNNNNNNNNNNNNNNNNNNNNNNNNNNNNNNNNNNNNNNNNNNNNNNNNNNNNNNNNNNNNNNNNNNNNNNNNNNNNNNNNNNNNNNNNNNNNNNNNNNNNNNNNNNNNNNNNNNNNNNNNNNNNNNNNNNNNNNNNNNNNNNNNNNNNNNNNNNNNNNNNNNNNNNNNNNNNNNNNNNNNNNNNNNNNNNNNNNNNNNNNNNNNNNNNNNNNNNNNNNNNNNNNNNNNCAGAATGCATCAAGCAGTGCAATGCCTAACTATTGAGGTAAACAAAAGCTAGTACTTCCAGCAGAACCAATCAGAATGCAAGTTTAAAAAAAAATTACGTGTATATTTATTGATGAATCAAGTCAATCAACCAACTGCAGTGCCTCACCAGGTATATAAGATGCGCTCCAAAGATTTCTGAATCTGAGGATCCTGGAAAAATGTAACATCCGGCACAGTTCTTGGGCAATCAACAGCAATCTACAAGACAGTGGGTGAGTAAATATTGATGTATTCTATGAAAAATGGGGAAGACCTGGTGATGCGAATTCAGGCCTGAACGTTACCTGGCGAAGCATGGTAATCTCTTCATCTGAGCGTTCAGTATCCGGAATATCATAGTATTGAGAAACACATTCTACATACTCAAGTCTTTTTCTCGTTAAAACACCTTCTCTTCTATCCGCATTGGGTGGTGCATATCCCTGTAGCCAACTGATATTAAATTCAATACTGAAACACCACGCTAAAAAGAAGTCACATTATCTCACAATAAACATGTTATATGTCTACTCACCAAAAGAAGCCTCCATATGTTAGGTCGCATATAAGGTGGCACGCCACTCCAAGATAATTCGCGCAATTTATCTACATAATCAAGTAAGAACAGTGGATGACAACTGAATTCTGGACAAGCTATGAAAATTAAACAGCAAAACAATAGTATTGCATAAGTATACAACTATCGTAAAATCCAATCAGAATAAAACCTAAACTAGAAATATATGGTGCCCTTTAACCAGTACAGGATTAAATAAACTGATTTTCTCTATAAAAAATAATGCCACAAGTTCAGTAAGTATAAAATTCAAATTTATTACTGGCTCAGTATTGTTACAACCAATTTTCCATGGTTAAATTTTAAAACTAAGAA comes from Triticum aestivum cultivar Chinese Spring chromosome 5B, IWGSC CS RefSeq v2.1, whole genome shotgun sequence and encodes:
- the LOC123112710 gene encoding GTPase-activating protein gyp1, which produces MSSGGGGGGGSPNNSEWRFNQTLRNVQGMLKGRSFPGKVMLTRRSEPISPPEYSPRSENDRYEYEQNGGSQEVEGQASGNTTDNISSKKPISPSTSSVNSLPDAQGLVSGARATDSARITKFTNELSRPAVILDKLRELSWSGVPPYMRPNIWRLLLGYAPPNADRREGVLTRKRLEYVECVSQYYDIPDTERSDEEITMLRQIAVDCPRTVPDVTFFQDPQIQKSLERILYTWAIRHPASGYVQGINDLVTPFLIVFLSEHLEGNLDTWSMENLSLQDVSNIEADCYWCLSKFLDGMQDHYTFAQPGIQRLVFRLKELVHRIDEPLSKHIEEQGLEFLQFAFRWFNCLLIREVPFHLVTRLWDTYLAEGDYLPDFLVYISASFLLTWSEKLQKLDFQEMVMFLQHLPTRNWAHHELEMVLSRAYMWHTMFKSSPSHLAN